The nucleotide window AACTTGATAACATTTTCCAGTTACTTAATTTCCCCGTTATTGTAAACTTTGTTTATGGTTATAGTTATATATGTTTAATTTCGGAATCTGCAAACTTTGTTTATGGTTATAGTTATATATGTTTAATTTCGGAATCTGCAATTCCTTCTGATCTCTCCTTGTGTCCCAGTTAGAGGACTAATGTTGCCCATCTTCACCATGGACTCAGCAAAGTCGCTTCTCCAGGCTGCATTGTCCCTACTATAAGTTGTAACCAATGAATCCTGAGGCCCATTATTAAAGAACTCCTGATCCGAATGAAGAAGACCGCGATGACCAACAAGGGTCTTGTAGTAGTCATTGTCGAAAGTAACTGGTGTTGCATCAAAGGAAGCTAGATTACTGTCTCCACCAGAAGCTGGACAACCGATCTTCCGAAAATTTGCAAAAATGGGGTTTATGTTGGTATCATTGTATATGTGGCTCCTGAAATTTGCACACTGAGCGTAGCCTACTGTGTGGGCACCAACGAGCACGGTCATGTCCTCGGCATCTAAGCCTTTGCTTGCAAAGTTGGCGGTCAGGGTTGCGATGTCAGAGAACGGGGCTGGGAGTTGGGTGTTGGCGTCACTTTGGCTTGCTGTTCTTGCATCTCTTCGGCCTAGTGGTACCGTCCAGTTGGGTCCTCCAAGCTACACATATACAGCAATTAGAAAATACGTACTTAACAATATAGCCTGTATGTAAGATGTCACCTATCAGGGCTTTGATCTGAAATCTCTTTTGCCCGTAAGCATTAACAAGTATGTCTACACTTTTCTTAGATCCAGTTTCCGATTCAATTTTGCAGAGACGAGAAAATAGTGAGGTGGCTACTCACCAACACTACTCCGTCTCGGGCCGCAAGTGCTAAAATATCCGCACAAGATACAGTAGAACTGCAAGCTGCTTCCACACGGGTTTTAATGGTATCAATCACTTCAAAGCCCCTAGCTGAGTTCTGGTTCGGGAGCGCATTCTTTTCGCCTGTGAAGGTCGGCGTGTCGTCCAACAGTATGGAAGCGTCGCAACCCTGGAAGAAACGAATCAAAATGCACACTGTTAACATGAAAAACTTGGTTCAATTAACACATATAGCGTTTGTGTAGTGTGTATATATAGATCGACGATCTCACATTGACAAAGCAATCGTGGAAGAACAAGCGAAGGATAGAGGCACCGATCCGTAACTCTTTTATAACGGCTTCGGTCATAGCTCTGCGCACGATGGTCTCGAGGTTTGGGCAAGTTGAGGCGTAGAAGTTGGGAGAGAGCTGTGCATTGCTGCAGCAGCCAAAGATGAAGACTACTGCAATGAAGAAGTAGGATACAGAGGCCATGATAATATATTAGCTGAAGAGGCCCGTTGTAGTGTAAGGAAGAAGCGAACAAATACTGTCTATATATAGAGTGCGTAATTTCGTGAATTGTGATTGTGCATGCATGGAGAGATTGGAgaaagactttttttattttattttttttatccttaCCAACCATCGTGTGCAATACGGATCTGAAATTTATCCCCTACTTGCCCCGTGATGGTTACTGGAGAAAGAATTTCTGAAGTTGGTTGGAATTGCATTTCAAACTTTGTTACGGAAAGGTATGGAAGGAACATCATCAAGCtccaataagacaaaaaaatattgataaaaaaaaaattaattcgaAAAACATCTTTATCTTCTTGGCAAagtcttaaaattttaaaatctctAGAGTCCAGTTGCTCCATGTCGGGGCTGTTCTGTTTGTCATTGTATATGGGTATGCTATAAAAGTgatattttgtaaaccaaatttaAATTATTTCTCTAATTCACGCTATTCTTACATTAGTCTTGCAACatggtttttaattttctaaAATCTCGTATTTATCTTGTGTCTCACTTCAGCCCttattataaattttgtttgtttttctatCAAAGTATAACATTGGACAAAATATGAGGATTATAAAATGGTTTCAGAAATtagcataactcctcacttggttcatgagatttgaaatcgatagaagtggtccttgaatttgtccaccatcaatcattttagtcttttcgtgaaaaatctctattaaacaaggaccaaaatgacaaaaactcTTATAATccataaaaaataagcacgttaaccaatatttaagtaataatctaatcatcaaccaCAATAtaatttggtttacaaatttagtttaaaaattttcatCCACCTAGCATTACCCGGATGAAAATGTGTGACTTTATTTAATTAAGCTACCGATTTCATCAAATTAAATTGGATAATCAAATATTAGGCCACCAATCCATATCAATAACATCCTCCAAATTTAGGGAGCTTTAAGCTACGAAAGTTGCTGCCCATCGATAATATCCATTTTGAAGAGTCAGTTGTTGAGTCCATGGTGGTTGTTACTATTATTAtttgttgttattattattattattattatttggtttACAATCACCTTATAATTTGGTTTaccaatttaatttaaaatttttgtccACCTTGCATTAGCCGGATGAAAATTATGATTATGCTACCCATTTCACTAAATTAAATAGGATAATCAAATATTGGGCCACCAATACATATctcaacaggatcctctccggatcctttttgtgaggatcccgaAGATTCATAAATAATGTCCGTTCATCGTGTATCATGCGATTAGTTTTGTCAGGTACtatatgtgtttaattttaaataaaaaaaattaaatgattttttactatacaatgtacaatgaacgaacacgatttaTGGATTCATGGGATCCTCATAAAGAGAATCCGGATTCATACATATCAATATCATCCTCAAAATTTAGGGAGCTTTGAGCCACGAAAGTTGCTGCCTCATCGATCAAATCCATTTTGAAGAGGTAGTTGTTGAGTCCATGGTGGTGGTTATTGGATGAGGATCCTTTTTGGATTCTCTTTCTGAGGATCTTAAGGATTTTCACATCCTatatgttcatcgtatatcttACGGCCAGTTTTTatcaggtactatttgtgtttagttttaaataaAGAAAGTCAAATGATTTTAACCGCACAATATACAATGAATAACTAAGATATGAGGATCCATAGGATTCCCACAATTTAGATCCAGATGAGATCCAAATCCGTAGTTATTATTAGTTTTGgttgaaaatattattattattattattattattattattattattatttgggaAATATCGGTACTAGGATATAGGATGAACGACAAAGAGAGAGAAccggagaagggagaagaaagagtaaaggagaaagagagaaaattaatgaaaaataattaatgagATGGGAGATAAATAATCTTTAGAATTTATTCCCAATTACtttaataaagaaaactaatttgattaattagatTACATCTCAACCCTTAAAAGTATACAAATATAATGATCTAGGACTTGTGTCAaaacttatattttttttgtggtgTCACGGATCCGTCACCATATATAATGATCCGTcgccatatatttttttttgtggtgtCACGGAGTCGTATAGATGCTTTTTTTAGTCAACTATTATAGTCTATAGATTGCTATTTAGTTTTTGAACAACTTATTAtatattgctttatgtttgaCTTTGAACAACTTCAATATGTGTGATTGCGTGTGTGTAGACCCGGCAGTTTCTAACACGATACGGTGACATgatacgaaaacgacacgaaaataacgggtttcgggtcaacacgataacttatcgggtcattatcgggtgacccgttaagaaccagTTAATAACGGGctcttaacgggtatacacgcgagtaacacgtgggtaacccgtttggagccgttaagaaaaaatttattttgataattttaaagtttaattactaaaagatttattataaaatacaatagccatattaatatatacaatatattctatattaaatatatagttttgtattattattctatataagtttttaaaaaaaaaattgtcattatttatttttattatgagagttccttattatcattactaggataaattttacttaacatgttgttgtccaaacttaaaataaactaatatagtatttatataggcaagaactaagaagacatacatacacatatgaaaaatgtgaaagaatatataaacactcgtgattcatcattattcctccacgagtagataatggttacatttgcattatcgtttagattttaaAATTGTCCAAACCTTcgtgaataatgttttttatttgagggcaaaattaataaaattaataataattattgtagacgtgtaaaaaatgtaaaaaagatatacaatcactcatagtgacaaactttacaactttcatgaagaggtcaacttcgaaatccaacactataattcataaaccttaaatttatatttaaccatcgattgtcatttacgc belongs to Malus sylvestris chromosome 17, drMalSylv7.2, whole genome shotgun sequence and includes:
- the LOC126610254 gene encoding peroxidase P7-like — encoded protein: MASVSYFFIAVVFIFGCCSNAQLSPNFYASTCPNLETIVRRAMTEAVIKELRIGASILRLFFHDCFVNGCDASILLDDTPTFTGEKNALPNQNSARGFEVIDTIKTRVEAACSSTVSCADILALAARDGVVLLGGPNWTVPLGRRDARTASQSDANTQLPAPFSDIATLTANFASKGLDAEDMTVLVGAHTVGYAQCANFRSHIYNDTNINPIFANFRKIGCPASGGDSNLASFDATPVTFDNDYYKTLVGHRGLLHSDQEFFNNGPQDSLVTTYSRDNAAWRSDFAESMVKMGNISPLTGTQGEIRRNCRFRN